AAAATAAAACAATATATATAACAGAACAAGAATTCCGATTTAAAGGTTTTATGAAACTAATTGCGGTACTTATGCCCGGGGCTTTCAAAAAACAAAGCATGAAATATTGCTCCGATTTTAAAAAATTTGCTGAAAGCTATCCCAATAATTGAGGATCATAAGATATATAATTATATAGTAAAAATTTCATGCAAGCTAAACCACTTTACATTCGCTTAGCCTTGGCTGCTGTGGCAATTACATGGCTTTGCACTTATATATATATTGGCAAATACAATAAGAAAGAATTGATTATATGGGACATGAAAGCTTACTATAGTTATTTGCCGGCCACTTTTATTCACCACGATATCAGCTTCCAATTTGTCGATTCTAATATATACAAACAGCATAACTATTTTTGGGTGAAATCTGCAAATGGAGCGAGGGTGCAAAAGGTAAGTATGGGGATGGCAGTATTATATAGTCCGTTTTTTTTTATCGGGCATGTGCATGCTCTTATTACTGGCGATATTGCTGACGGATGGAGTGTTCCTTATCAATTTTGGCTTGGCTTAAGTAGTATTTTTTATTGTATCATTGGGCTATGGTTGTCCTCACGCATTCTTACCCGGTTTTTCAGCAGCGGGGCTGTGGCATTGGCTTTATTGGCTATTGGCTTGGCCACGAACTTATATTATTATACCATTGTGGAAGGAATGCTTGGGCATGCATACAGTTTGTTTTTATTTACTTTAATCCTTGAGTTCACCATAAGGTTCTATCAAAAAACTCGCTGGGGCATAGTGGTATTAATCGGGCTTTTAGCAGGCTTATGTATATTGGTTCGCCCATCCAATATTGTTATAATTATTATTCCAGCCTTTTGGGGAGTAAGCAGTTGGCAAAGTTTGAAGGAACGATTTGTTTTTTGGTGGCGGCATATACCCAAATTCATTTTAATGGGAATCGTGGCATTTGCAGTTTACACGCCGCAATTAATGTATTGGAAATATATAACAGGCGATTGGTTCTTTTATTCCTATGGTGATGAACGATTCTACTTTAATAATCCACATATATTAAGTACCTTTATCAGTTTCCGCAAAGGTTTGTTAGTATATACTCCCATTATGGTATTTGCCTTTATTGGATTTTTCTTTTTGAAAAAGTATGTTCAAACTGGTTTTTGGGCAATAATAATATATACTATAGTAGTTATATATATGGTGAGTAGTTGGTGGTGTTGGTGGTATGGCGGCAGTTATAGCCTGCGTGCCTATATAGAATCATTTGCTTTTTGGATATTTCCTTTGGCTGCTTTTTTTGAAATTTGTATAGCTAAACTTAAAAAGAAATCTTGGCTCATGCTTGTTATGGTTCTTTTATTTGTATGGCACAACTCATTTCAAATTTATCAATATCGCCTGTCTATACTACATTGGGATTCTATGACTTTTGATGCATGGAAAACCATACAAAATAAACTATATTATCCTGCAGATAGAAATAAGTATTTACGTACCCCCGATTGTGAAAAAGCCATGAAGGGCGAAGACGAAGAAGGATTGCTCTATGAACCGTAAAATAGAAATATATAATTGTTGCAAAAACTATATTGAGCAACGTATTGCATCCATTCAAATGGCTGTGGATGATGCACGTGCAGCCGCTAACGAGGAAACCAAAAGCTCGATGGGAGATAAGTACGAAACCACTAGGGCTATGATGCATTTTGAACAAGAAAAACTTGGTACACAAATGAAGGAAGCCAATAAATTGCAAGATATATTATTGAAAATTAATCCCGAACTCACTCAGAAAAAAGCAGGAACTGGAAGTTTGGTGATAACAGATATCGGCTACTATTATATAGCGATCGGTGCTGGAAAATTTGAAATTGATGGTATTATTTATTTTGCAGTTTCACTCACAGCACCACTTGCTCAGCAGATGATGGGCAAGGTAGCGGGCGATAAAGTAAATTTTAATGGGCGTGTATATAATATTGTAGAAGTATTATAAAATATTTATTTTACTAATTTTAATTCCATAGCTATGCCCACACCGGCAGCATCATATCCATTCACAATAAAAGAGAGTGAATTTACTGTTTCGGTTTCAGGAACTTCAAAATATAAAGCGGTAGTTAAGGTTTGCCCTTTGGCCAATTCGTGAATTTCGGTTTTTTGATCAGGTACCCGTGAAATATCTAAATGAACAGAGGTCATTACAATGCTTCCATCGGAACATTTCATGCGGAATGAGGTGTAATTATAATTATAAGCTTCTTCGCAGTTCGACAAGATATCAATCTCCAAACGTACAAATTGTTTCTTTGTTTTTTTAGGGTTTTCAAGATTTGTACTGTTCGTTGGCCAAAAATCGAGGGTAGCATTTTTCAAAGTGATACTGGCACATGCACCAAAATTGGATGACATGCCTGTTACGCCCACCTCTGTTCTTGCTTGTTTGTGCTCAGCCTGACCTGCTGGTTTTGCAGCAGCCGAAGGTTTTGCTGCAATGGGTTTAGGTTTTGCAGCTACTTTAGGGCCAGGTGTAGCAGCGGGCTTGGGCTTAGTAGGCTTAACCTGCTGCCCCATGGTGTAGTGGCTTGCCATAAACACGAGTGCCAAGAAAAATATTAAGGTGATTTTTTTCAT
This DNA window, taken from Bacteroidota bacterium, encodes the following:
- a CDS encoding 3-oxoacyl-ACP synthase, yielding MNRKIEIYNCCKNYIEQRIASIQMAVDDARAAANEETKSSMGDKYETTRAMMHFEQEKLGTQMKEANKLQDILLKINPELTQKKAGTGSLVITDIGYYYIAIGAGKFEIDGIIYFAVSLTAPLAQQMMGKVAGDKVNFNGRVYNIVEVL
- a CDS encoding DUF4352 domain-containing protein, producing the protein MKKITLIFFLALVFMASHYTMGQQVKPTKPKPAATPGPKVAAKPKPIAAKPSAAAKPAGQAEHKQARTEVGVTGMSSNFGACASITLKNATLDFWPTNSTNLENPKKTKKQFVRLEIDILSNCEEAYNYNYTSFRMKCSDGSIVMTSVHLDISRVPDQKTEIHELAKGQTLTTALYFEVPETETVNSLSFIVNGYDAAGVGIAMELKLVK